From a single Myotis daubentonii chromosome 5, mMyoDau2.1, whole genome shotgun sequence genomic region:
- the JADE1 gene encoding protein Jade-1 isoform X5, which produces MAVFRTDLITAMKLHDSYQLNPDEYYVLADPWRQEWEKGVQVPVSPGTIPQPVARVVSEEKSLMFIRPKKYIVSSGSEPPELGYVDIRALADGVCRYDLNDMDAAWLELTNEEFKEMGMPELDEGTMERVLEEFEQRCSDNMNHAIETEEGLGIEYDEDVVCDVCQSPDGEDGNEMVFCDKCNICVHQACYGILKVPEGSWLCRTCALGVQPKCLLCPKKGGAMKPTRSGTKWVHVSCALWIPEVSIGSPEKMEPITKVSHIPSSRWALVCSLCNEKFGASIQCSVKNCRTAFHVTCAFDRGLEMKTILAENDEVKFKSYCPKHSSHRKAEGSLAAGAAQENGGPECSPRSPLEPFASLEQKQGEAHRVSVRKQKLQQLEDAFYTFVNLLDVARALRLPEEVVDFLYQYWKLKRKVNFNKPLITPKRDEEDNLAKREQDALFRRLQLFTHLRQDLERVRNLTYMVTRREKIKRSVCKVQEQIFNLYTKLLEQERVSGVPSSCSAASLESVLLFNSPSVGPDAPRIEDLKWHSAFFRKQMGTSLGRSLKKPHPRALLQGSPGRGAQALHREAAGLPESLRSLDKTLADARLLSAQQRNGAMVPDPRSRRDHRFHCDPGKGDGKDRPFRQSHKPLRSTDVSQRHLDPARAAASPAGGQSAPGARREGLPRCNGSLMRGSYSQTAVKVPTTPASPGKNWGGFRIPKKGERPPPEAPAPGGACHPHADYPYLGLGRGPAKERAKSKLKSDTESDGYAPDAEMSDSESEASDKKCVPAGSAMGRRTDFIRRSILAS; this is translated from the exons GGTCGTGTCGGAAGAGAAGTCACTCATGTTCATCAGGCCCAAGAAATACATCGTCTCTTCAGGCTCCGAGCCCCCGGAGCTGGGCTACGTGGACATCCGTGCGCTGGCCGATGGCGTGTGTCGGTACGACCTCAATGACATGGACGCGGCATGGCTGGAGCTGACCAACGAGGAGTTCAAGGAGATGG GCATGCCGGAGCTGGACGAGGGCACCATGGAGAGGGTCCTGGAGGAGTTTGAGCAGCGCTGCTCCGACAACATGAACCACGCCATCGAGACGGAAGAGGGCCTGGGCATCGAGTACGACGAGGACGTCGTGTGTGACGTCTGCCAGTCGCCCGACGGTGAGGACGGCAACGAGATGGTGTTCTGTGACAAATGCAACATCTGCGTGCACCAG GCCTGCTATGGGATCCTCAAGGTCCCCGAGGGCAGCTGGCTGTGCCGGACCTGTGCTCTGGGGGTGCAGCCCAAGTGCTTGCTGTGCCCCAAGAAAGGCGGAGCCATGAAGCCCACCCGCAGCGGGACCAAGTGGGTCCACGTCAGCTGTGCTCTGTGGATCCCCGAG GTGAGCATTGGCAGCCCCGAGAAGATGGAGCCCATCACGAAGGTGTCTCACATCCCCAGCAGTCGGTGGGCGCTGGTGTGCAGCCTCTGCAACGAGAAGTTTGGGGCCTCCATACAG TGCTCCGTGAAGAACTGCCGCACGGCCTTCCACGTGACCTGCGCTTTCGACCGGGGCCTGGAGATGAAGACCATCTTGGCGGAGAACGATGAGGTCAAGTTCAAGTCCTACTGCCCGAAGCACAGCTCCCACAGGAAAGCCGAGGGGAGCCTCGCGGCGGGGGCCGCTCAGGAGAACGGGGGGCCCGAGTGCTCCCCCCGGAGCCCACTGGAGCCCTTCGCCAGCCTGGAGCAGAAGCAGGGGGAGGCCCACCGGGTGAGTGTCCGGAAGCAGAAGCTGCAGCAGCTGGAAGACGCCTTCTACACCTTCGTCAACCTGCTGGACGTCGCCAGGGCCCTGCGGCTGCCGGAGGAAGTGGTGGACTTCCTGTACCAGTACTGGAAGCTGAAGAGGAAGGTCAACTTCAACAAGCCCCTCATCACCCCAAAGAGAGACGAAGAGGACAATCTAGCGAAGCGGGAGCAGGATGCCTTGTTTAGGAGGCTGCAGCTGTTCACGCACCTGCGGCAGGACCTGGAGAGG GTTCGGAACCTCACTTACATGGTGACCCGCAGGGAAAAGATTAAGCGATCTGTGTGCAAAGTCCAGGAACAGATATTCAATCTTTACACTAAGCTCTTGGAGCAAGAAAGAGTTTCAG GTGTGCCTTCGTCCTGCTCCGCCGCCTCCCTGGAAAGCGTGCTTCTGTTCAACAGCCCCTCGGTGGGCCCCGACGCCCCCAGGATCGAGGACCTGAAGTGGCACTCGGCCTTCTTCCGGAAGCAGATGGGCACCTCCCTGGGTCGCTCCCTGAAGAAGCCGCATCCGCGAGCCCTGCTGCAGGGCAGCCCGGGGCGCggggcccaggccctgcaccGGGAGGCGGCGGGGCTCCCCGAGAGCTTGCGGAGCTTGGACAAGACCTTGGCCGACGCCCGCCTCCTGTCCGCGCAGCAGAGAAACGGCGCGATGGTGCCGGATCCCAGGAGCAGGAGGGACCACCGCTTCCACTGTGACCCCGGGAAGGGGGACGGGAAGGACAGGCCTTTCAGACAGAGTCACAAGCCTCTCAGGTCCACGGACGTGTCCCAGCGGCATCTGGACCCCGCGAGGGCCGCCGCCTCCCCTGCCGGGGGGCAGTCGGCGCCGGGCGCGAGGAGAGAGGGGTTGCCCAGGTGCAATGGCTCCCTGATGCGGGGGAGCTACAGCCAGACCGCAGTCAAAGTGCCTACCACGCCCGCCAGCCCAGGGAAGAACTGGGGGGGCTTCCGGATTCCAAAGAAGGGGGAGCGGCCGCCGCCGGAGGCCCCCGCGCCCGGGGGCGCCTGCCACCCGCACGCGGACTACCCCTACCTGGGCTTGGGCCGCGGGCCGGCCAAGGAGAGGGCGAAGAGCAAACTGAAGTCGGACACCGAGAGCGACGGCTACGCCCCCGACGCGGAGATGAGCGACTCGGAGAGCGAGGCCTCGGACAAGAAGTGCGTGCCCGCGGGCAGCGCCATGGGCCGGAGGACAGACTTCATCCGCAGGAGCATCCTGGCCTCCTGA
- the JADE1 gene encoding protein Jade-1 isoform X6, whose translation MKLHDSYQLNPDEYYVLADPWRQEWEKGVQVPVSPGTIPQPVARVVSEEKSLMFIRPKKYIVSSGSEPPELGYVDIRALADGVCRYDLNDMDAAWLELTNEEFKEMGMPELDEGTMERVLEEFEQRCSDNMNHAIETEEGLGIEYDEDVVCDVCQSPDGEDGNEMVFCDKCNICVHQACYGILKVPEGSWLCRTCALGVQPKCLLCPKKGGAMKPTRSGTKWVHVSCALWIPEVSIGSPEKMEPITKVSHIPSSRWALVCSLCNEKFGASIQCSVKNCRTAFHVTCAFDRGLEMKTILAENDEVKFKSYCPKHSSHRKAEGSLAAGAAQENGGPECSPRSPLEPFASLEQKQGEAHRVSVRKQKLQQLEDAFYTFVNLLDVARALRLPEEVVDFLYQYWKLKRKVNFNKPLITPKRDEEDNLAKREQDALFRRLQLFTHLRQDLERVRNLTYMVTRREKIKRSVCKVQEQIFNLYTKLLEQERVSGVPSSCSAASLESVLLFNSPSVGPDAPRIEDLKWHSAFFRKQMGTSLGRSLKKPHPRALLQGSPGRGAQALHREAAGLPESLRSLDKTLADARLLSAQQRNGAMVPDPRSRRDHRFHCDPGKGDGKDRPFRQSHKPLRSTDVSQRHLDPARAAASPAGGQSAPGARREGLPRCNGSLMRGSYSQTAVKVPTTPASPGKNWGGFRIPKKGERPPPEAPAPGGACHPHADYPYLGLGRGPAKERAKSKLKSDTESDGYAPDAEMSDSESEASDKKCVPAGSAMGRRTDFIRRSILAS comes from the exons GGTCGTGTCGGAAGAGAAGTCACTCATGTTCATCAGGCCCAAGAAATACATCGTCTCTTCAGGCTCCGAGCCCCCGGAGCTGGGCTACGTGGACATCCGTGCGCTGGCCGATGGCGTGTGTCGGTACGACCTCAATGACATGGACGCGGCATGGCTGGAGCTGACCAACGAGGAGTTCAAGGAGATGG GCATGCCGGAGCTGGACGAGGGCACCATGGAGAGGGTCCTGGAGGAGTTTGAGCAGCGCTGCTCCGACAACATGAACCACGCCATCGAGACGGAAGAGGGCCTGGGCATCGAGTACGACGAGGACGTCGTGTGTGACGTCTGCCAGTCGCCCGACGGTGAGGACGGCAACGAGATGGTGTTCTGTGACAAATGCAACATCTGCGTGCACCAG GCCTGCTATGGGATCCTCAAGGTCCCCGAGGGCAGCTGGCTGTGCCGGACCTGTGCTCTGGGGGTGCAGCCCAAGTGCTTGCTGTGCCCCAAGAAAGGCGGAGCCATGAAGCCCACCCGCAGCGGGACCAAGTGGGTCCACGTCAGCTGTGCTCTGTGGATCCCCGAG GTGAGCATTGGCAGCCCCGAGAAGATGGAGCCCATCACGAAGGTGTCTCACATCCCCAGCAGTCGGTGGGCGCTGGTGTGCAGCCTCTGCAACGAGAAGTTTGGGGCCTCCATACAG TGCTCCGTGAAGAACTGCCGCACGGCCTTCCACGTGACCTGCGCTTTCGACCGGGGCCTGGAGATGAAGACCATCTTGGCGGAGAACGATGAGGTCAAGTTCAAGTCCTACTGCCCGAAGCACAGCTCCCACAGGAAAGCCGAGGGGAGCCTCGCGGCGGGGGCCGCTCAGGAGAACGGGGGGCCCGAGTGCTCCCCCCGGAGCCCACTGGAGCCCTTCGCCAGCCTGGAGCAGAAGCAGGGGGAGGCCCACCGGGTGAGTGTCCGGAAGCAGAAGCTGCAGCAGCTGGAAGACGCCTTCTACACCTTCGTCAACCTGCTGGACGTCGCCAGGGCCCTGCGGCTGCCGGAGGAAGTGGTGGACTTCCTGTACCAGTACTGGAAGCTGAAGAGGAAGGTCAACTTCAACAAGCCCCTCATCACCCCAAAGAGAGACGAAGAGGACAATCTAGCGAAGCGGGAGCAGGATGCCTTGTTTAGGAGGCTGCAGCTGTTCACGCACCTGCGGCAGGACCTGGAGAGG GTTCGGAACCTCACTTACATGGTGACCCGCAGGGAAAAGATTAAGCGATCTGTGTGCAAAGTCCAGGAACAGATATTCAATCTTTACACTAAGCTCTTGGAGCAAGAAAGAGTTTCAG GTGTGCCTTCGTCCTGCTCCGCCGCCTCCCTGGAAAGCGTGCTTCTGTTCAACAGCCCCTCGGTGGGCCCCGACGCCCCCAGGATCGAGGACCTGAAGTGGCACTCGGCCTTCTTCCGGAAGCAGATGGGCACCTCCCTGGGTCGCTCCCTGAAGAAGCCGCATCCGCGAGCCCTGCTGCAGGGCAGCCCGGGGCGCggggcccaggccctgcaccGGGAGGCGGCGGGGCTCCCCGAGAGCTTGCGGAGCTTGGACAAGACCTTGGCCGACGCCCGCCTCCTGTCCGCGCAGCAGAGAAACGGCGCGATGGTGCCGGATCCCAGGAGCAGGAGGGACCACCGCTTCCACTGTGACCCCGGGAAGGGGGACGGGAAGGACAGGCCTTTCAGACAGAGTCACAAGCCTCTCAGGTCCACGGACGTGTCCCAGCGGCATCTGGACCCCGCGAGGGCCGCCGCCTCCCCTGCCGGGGGGCAGTCGGCGCCGGGCGCGAGGAGAGAGGGGTTGCCCAGGTGCAATGGCTCCCTGATGCGGGGGAGCTACAGCCAGACCGCAGTCAAAGTGCCTACCACGCCCGCCAGCCCAGGGAAGAACTGGGGGGGCTTCCGGATTCCAAAGAAGGGGGAGCGGCCGCCGCCGGAGGCCCCCGCGCCCGGGGGCGCCTGCCACCCGCACGCGGACTACCCCTACCTGGGCTTGGGCCGCGGGCCGGCCAAGGAGAGGGCGAAGAGCAAACTGAAGTCGGACACCGAGAGCGACGGCTACGCCCCCGACGCGGAGATGAGCGACTCGGAGAGCGAGGCCTCGGACAAGAAGTGCGTGCCCGCGGGCAGCGCCATGGGCCGGAGGACAGACTTCATCCGCAGGAGCATCCTGGCCTCCTGA